In a genomic window of Polycladomyces abyssicola:
- a CDS encoding gluconeogenesis factor YvcK family protein — protein MSAMVRRKRRRYRRLRIVVIGGGTGLPVILRGLKKFPVDITAIVTVADDGGSSGRLRNDMQMPPPGDIRNVLVALADTEPLLEKVLQYRFKNGEGLAGHTLGNLLIAAMNDLTGGFTRGIKELSRVLAVRGRVLPASEQDVVLIAEMTDGTIVRGESQIPKAGKTIRRVFLDPPDPQPLEEALHAIAEADGIVVGPGSLYTSILPNLLVKGMADAIRASQAKKIYICNVMTQPGETDDYTASDHIAAIHRHVGERFFDVAIVNNELPPPSIQKQYAEKGAIPVLPDIERIRQLGCEVIADNLLLYRSVLRHNASRISRHIIRLLRDRVYQRHGM, from the coding sequence ATGTCAGCGATGGTGAGGAGAAAAAGAAGGAGGTATCGCCGCCTGCGCATCGTAGTCATCGGAGGGGGGACCGGGCTTCCCGTGATCTTACGCGGTCTCAAGAAATTTCCGGTAGACATCACGGCCATTGTGACGGTGGCGGACGACGGTGGAAGTTCCGGACGTCTGCGCAATGACATGCAGATGCCGCCGCCGGGGGATATCCGCAATGTATTGGTCGCGCTGGCAGATACGGAACCCCTCTTGGAAAAGGTGTTGCAATATCGGTTTAAAAATGGGGAAGGACTTGCCGGTCACACGTTGGGCAACTTGCTGATTGCTGCCATGAACGATTTGACGGGTGGATTCACCCGTGGGATCAAGGAATTGAGCCGTGTGCTTGCCGTGCGCGGACGCGTGTTGCCGGCCAGTGAGCAGGACGTAGTATTGATTGCGGAAATGACGGACGGCACCATCGTCCGGGGAGAATCCCAGATTCCCAAAGCGGGCAAAACGATTCGTCGTGTCTTCTTGGATCCGCCGGATCCACAGCCGTTGGAGGAGGCATTGCACGCCATAGCCGAAGCAGATGGGATCGTAGTCGGCCCGGGAAGTTTGTATACCAGTATCCTGCCCAACCTTTTGGTTAAAGGAATGGCAGATGCCATTCGGGCCTCGCAGGCAAAAAAGATCTACATCTGCAATGTCATGACCCAGCCGGGGGAAACTGACGATTACACAGCGAGTGACCATATCGCCGCCATCCACCGGCACGTCGGCGAGAGATTCTTCGATGTGGCCATTGTCAACAATGAGTTGCCGCCGCCTTCCATCCAGAAGCAATACGCTGAAAAAGGGGCGATTCCCGTTTTACCCGATATCGAACGTATCCGACAGCTCGGTTGTGAAGTGATTGCGGATAATTTATTATTGTACCGTTCCGTGTTGCGTCACAACGCGAGCAGAATCAGTCGCCACATCATCCGGCTCTTGCGCGACCGGGTGTACCAGCGTCATGGCATGTGA
- the rapZ gene encoding RNase adapter RapZ, which translates to MDAKKEINLVVITGMSGAGKTVAVQSLEDLGFFCIDNLPPILLPKFAELLEQSKGKLRRVALVIDLRGRDFFSSLFESLDTLEKHHGIHYHILFLDASDQTLVRRYKETRRRHPLSPDGTPLDGITQERKLLEEIKGRAHQIIDTSSLKPAELKEKIASRFGSVDTNPFSVTFMSFGFKYGIPIDADLVFDVRFLPNPHYVESLRPHTGKDQDVFDYVMKWEETKQFLEKLEDLLRFLLPHYHREGKTQLVIGIGCTGGKHRSVAISEYLCQKFRNQAHCQVIHRDMGKDR; encoded by the coding sequence ATGGATGCAAAAAAGGAGATCAACCTGGTCGTGATCACCGGAATGTCCGGAGCGGGCAAAACGGTTGCCGTACAAAGCTTGGAGGATCTCGGCTTTTTTTGCATCGACAACTTGCCGCCCATTTTGCTGCCCAAATTTGCGGAGTTGTTGGAGCAATCGAAAGGGAAACTGCGTCGGGTCGCGCTGGTGATCGATCTTCGCGGACGGGATTTCTTTTCTTCACTTTTTGAGTCGCTGGATACACTGGAAAAGCATCACGGTATTCATTATCATATCCTTTTTTTGGACGCCAGTGACCAGACATTGGTGCGACGGTACAAAGAGACGCGGCGGCGCCATCCGTTATCCCCCGACGGGACACCATTGGACGGTATCACGCAGGAACGGAAGCTGTTGGAAGAAATCAAAGGTCGTGCACACCAGATCATCGACACCAGTTCGCTCAAACCGGCGGAGCTGAAAGAAAAGATCGCGTCCCGTTTCGGCTCGGTCGACACCAATCCGTTTTCGGTTACCTTCATGTCGTTCGGGTTTAAATACGGGATTCCGATCGATGCCGATCTGGTTTTTGATGTTCGTTTTCTTCCCAATCCTCACTATGTCGAATCATTGCGTCCTCATACGGGAAAAGACCAGGATGTGTTTGACTACGTGATGAAGTGGGAGGAAACCAAGCAGTTTCTTGAGAAGTTGGAAGACCTCCTGCGCTTCCTCCTTCCCCATTATCACAGGGAAGGGAAAACCCAATTGGTGATCGGCATCGGTTGTACGGGAGGCAAACACCGTTCGGTGGCGATTTCCGAATATCTCTGCCAAAAGTTCCGCAATCAAGCGCATTGTCAGGTGATACATCGGGACATGGGGAAAGACAGGTGA
- a CDS encoding ROK family glucokinase: MEARYIGIDLGGTSAKIGVVDGEGNLLKHTEVPTHGEGPEPVLQRVVETVREVTIQSGTSWDQVVGIGMGLPGFLDLERGVIKRLTNLPWENVPIVERLETLCNRPVRIDNDANVAALGESWSGAGAGVDDMVAITLGTGVGGGVIAGGRLIHGVSNAAGEIGHVCVEPDGARCGCGQRGCLETISSATGIVRLAKEALEKGESTVLAETAQKGELTARDVFQAAEQGDAVASRVVQTAVDALARVMAMITVVLNPARFVIGGGVARAGDTLFQPLKEAYRKHVLPSAAEGVEIVPAKLGNNAGIIGAAGLIARRENPASAS; the protein is encoded by the coding sequence ATGGAAGCACGTTACATCGGAATCGATTTGGGTGGTACAAGCGCCAAAATCGGTGTGGTCGATGGAGAAGGGAATTTGTTGAAGCACACGGAGGTCCCAACGCATGGAGAAGGGCCGGAACCAGTTCTGCAACGTGTGGTGGAGACCGTACGAGAGGTGACGATCCAATCTGGAACTTCCTGGGATCAAGTCGTCGGCATCGGTATGGGATTGCCGGGATTTTTGGACTTGGAGCGGGGAGTGATCAAGCGGCTGACCAATTTACCGTGGGAAAACGTACCCATCGTGGAACGGTTGGAAACGCTTTGCAACAGACCGGTTCGCATCGACAATGATGCCAACGTCGCGGCATTGGGAGAATCATGGAGCGGTGCCGGAGCAGGAGTGGACGACATGGTGGCAATCACGTTAGGGACCGGCGTTGGCGGTGGTGTGATAGCGGGCGGCCGTTTGATCCACGGGGTATCCAACGCTGCCGGGGAAATCGGTCATGTTTGCGTCGAGCCGGATGGCGCGCGTTGTGGATGCGGTCAACGCGGTTGTTTGGAAACGATTTCTTCAGCCACCGGCATCGTCCGACTGGCCAAAGAAGCGTTGGAAAAAGGGGAGTCCACTGTATTGGCTGAAACGGCCCAAAAAGGAGAGCTGACTGCCCGAGACGTATTTCAGGCGGCGGAGCAGGGCGATGCGGTTGCTTCCCGGGTGGTGCAGACAGCTGTTGATGCATTGGCGCGGGTGATGGCCATGATCACGGTTGTTCTTAACCCTGCGCGGTTTGTAATCGGAGGCGGGGTTGCCCGGGCGGGTGATACGCTGTTCCAACCGCTTAAGGAAGCTTACCGGAAACATGTGTTGCCGAGTGCAGCGGAGGGTGTGGAAATCGTGCCTGCGAAGCTGGGTAATAACGCAGGCATCATTGGTGCTGCTGGTTTGATCGCGAGACGAGAGAATCCGGCTTCCGCTTCATAA
- a CDS encoding NUDIX hydrolase produces MQRVANCILRDRNRVLLLQKPRRGWWAAPGGKVEPGETLMETVQREFVEETGLTLIQPRLRGIFTICVRDGDQLVQEWMMFTFYADRYTGSLLRHTEEGILRWHPVDTISQLPTAPGDRFVFDRIASGQDLLIGRFTYTPSEELIDYTLHTETENIIA; encoded by the coding sequence ATGCAACGTGTGGCCAATTGTATTTTGCGGGATCGGAACCGCGTGTTGTTGCTGCAAAAGCCGCGACGTGGATGGTGGGCCGCACCCGGTGGCAAAGTGGAACCCGGTGAGACGCTGATGGAAACCGTTCAACGTGAATTTGTCGAAGAGACCGGGCTCACCCTGATCCAACCCCGTTTGCGCGGGATATTTACGATTTGTGTTCGGGACGGGGATCAGTTGGTACAGGAATGGATGATGTTTACTTTTTATGCGGATCGCTATACGGGTTCATTGTTGCGGCACACAGAAGAAGGGATTTTGCGCTGGCATCCCGTGGATACGATCAGCCAATTGCCGACGGCACCCGGCGATCGGTTTGTGTTTGATCGCATCGCATCCGGTCAGGACTTGCTGATTGGTCGATTTACGTATACGCCGTCGGAAGAACTGATTGATTACACGCTTCACACCGAGACAGAAAATATCATTGCTTGA
- a CDS encoding CBS domain-containing protein has protein sequence MKNDGFLFSREIASLIIPKEKVVTVAPDWTLERALRVLMRRGYASVPVINDNGEVEGLISKTNILDFMMSKGDFNFHMLPHHRVYEAMNKNHSGIMANSIFSFAFEVLIDRPYIPIIDVKNKFIGILPRRVLMQKVTEYFQQEFWQAMQADSHPETKREARESDSILPRR, from the coding sequence ATGAAAAACGACGGATTCCTGTTTTCCAGAGAGATTGCGTCGTTGATCATTCCGAAGGAAAAAGTAGTGACGGTGGCGCCCGACTGGACATTGGAGCGTGCATTGCGGGTGTTGATGCGGCGCGGATACGCATCGGTCCCGGTGATCAATGATAACGGGGAAGTCGAGGGATTGATCAGTAAGACGAACATCTTGGACTTCATGATGTCCAAAGGAGATTTCAATTTCCACATGCTCCCTCATCATCGTGTGTACGAAGCAATGAACAAGAATCACTCAGGAATCATGGCCAATTCCATTTTCTCATTCGCTTTTGAAGTATTGATCGATCGGCCCTACATTCCGATCATCGATGTGAAAAACAAATTTATTGGTATCTTGCCCCGACGGGTATTGATGCAAAAGGTGACCGAGTATTTTCAGCAGGAGTTTTGGCAGGCAATGCAAGCGGACTCTCATCCCGAAACAAAGCGGGAAGCGCGGGAATCCGATTCCATTTTGCCCCGAAGATGA
- the trxB gene encoding thioredoxin-disulfide reductase — MAEEKVYDVVIIGAGPAGMTAAVYAARANLDTVMIERGIPGGQMANTEDIENYPGFEHILGPDLSNKMLSHAQKFGAKYEYGDVKRVEDGYPYKKVITSKQTYLAKAVIVASGAEHRKLGVPGEDKLSGRGVSYCAVCDGAFFKNRVLVVVGGGDSAVEEGVFLTKFASKVTIIHRRDKLRAQKILQDRAFKNEKVDFIWNTVVEEIIGDEVVKGVKLRNRVTGEVSEFPCDGVFIYIGMEPLSACVRELGITNEEGYILTDERMRTRIPGIFAAGDVRDKTLRQVVTATGDGSIAAMEAQHYIEELNEQLEKEASHQTAGN, encoded by the coding sequence GTGGCAGAAGAAAAGGTATACGACGTCGTGATTATCGGTGCCGGCCCTGCGGGTATGACAGCCGCAGTATATGCTGCGCGTGCCAATTTGGACACCGTGATGATTGAGCGGGGCATCCCAGGGGGGCAGATGGCCAATACAGAGGATATCGAAAATTACCCGGGATTTGAGCATATATTAGGTCCGGACCTCTCCAACAAAATGTTGTCCCATGCCCAAAAATTCGGGGCCAAGTACGAATACGGCGATGTGAAACGAGTCGAGGACGGTTACCCGTACAAAAAGGTGATCACTTCCAAGCAGACGTATCTGGCCAAAGCGGTGATTGTCGCCTCCGGCGCGGAACACCGGAAATTGGGTGTGCCGGGAGAAGATAAGTTGTCCGGGCGTGGTGTTTCCTATTGCGCGGTGTGTGACGGTGCGTTTTTCAAAAACCGGGTGCTCGTGGTGGTCGGCGGCGGGGATTCGGCCGTGGAAGAAGGCGTGTTTTTGACCAAATTTGCCAGCAAGGTAACCATCATTCACCGACGTGACAAACTTCGTGCACAGAAGATCCTGCAGGATCGCGCATTCAAAAATGAAAAGGTAGACTTTATCTGGAACACCGTGGTGGAAGAGATTATCGGCGACGAAGTGGTCAAAGGCGTCAAGCTGAGAAACCGCGTAACCGGTGAAGTCTCCGAATTTCCCTGTGACGGGGTGTTCATCTATATTGGCATGGAACCGTTGTCTGCTTGTGTCCGGGAGTTGGGGATCACCAACGAGGAAGGATACATCCTGACCGATGAACGGATGAGGACGCGCATCCCGGGTATCTTTGCTGCCGGAGATGTGCGGGACAAAACGTTACGACAGGTCGTCACGGCTACGGGTGACGGTTCGATTGCCGCGATGGAGGCACAGCATTATATTGAAGAATTGAACGAGCAATTGGAAAAAGAGGCATCGCATCAGACGGCGGGAAACTGA
- a CDS encoding thioredoxin family protein, with the protein MEKLNQQSFAQFIASGKKVVEFNAGWCVDCKRVAPFLPEIEKKFASDFQFGEIDVDESRTIAEQYNVRGIPTFIVFEDGRETGRLPSREAKTQEQIETFLEQMAK; encoded by the coding sequence ATGGAAAAATTGAATCAACAGTCGTTTGCACAGTTTATCGCATCAGGAAAAAAAGTGGTGGAGTTCAATGCCGGCTGGTGCGTCGACTGTAAACGAGTGGCACCGTTTTTGCCTGAGATCGAGAAAAAGTTTGCTTCCGATTTTCAGTTTGGCGAGATCGATGTGGATGAATCACGTACCATCGCAGAACAATATAATGTAAGAGGGATTCCGACATTCATCGTGTTCGAAGACGGTCGGGAAACCGGCCGTCTGCCGAGTCGGGAGGCCAAAACTCAGGAACAGATCGAAACATTTCTGGAACAGATGGCCAAATAA
- a CDS encoding tetratricopeptide repeat protein, translated as MKKQEAKWRNQSRKVVRLRMDAGFFFERAVRSLDKQNYPKALKYFRLAVEKEPDNPINHCNLAGILSEMGRFDESNEVLETVLNEIDPELHECYFYMANNAANMDDFELAEEYLVTYLEKDPDGEFAEEAEEMLQMLAYELGRPPRRPERVDRPEWFVKHDTARKHLEEGRFVLATQLLEELVEAYPDFLAARNNLALAYYYTGQFQRAVDTIHQVLETDRGNLHALCNLAVLYQHLGRESERDRLVGMLKKLVPTHVEHLYKLATTLGILGEHEAAYKAFHRLLLMESQPEPSLYHYLAAASMNTGRWRKAQKYWSIAAEMDPDSPVPRYYLGLLKKWRLDQRELPLISYHYQLPFHEQAKSSKDQTNPVPEQFRVNPLVRSSFYWALQHGDEETKQQILHLLSWMADEEVEQILRQFLLSPDHDDELKKTALMILYQIGAKGPYRVRMGGAEHVISAEQLAKQASEIQVWRQVLECCFGHMKGRYPEALLQDAQILWTAFLTQKQKELPTVRKVEGWAAALEYVIAKLHGQGRTQTEVAEKYGVSPSTVGRHARQMEQTCALSRHFKEISTRSTE; from the coding sequence ATGAAAAAACAAGAAGCAAAATGGCGAAATCAATCGAGAAAAGTCGTTCGGCTTCGTATGGATGCCGGTTTTTTCTTTGAGCGGGCGGTTCGCTCGCTGGACAAGCAAAACTACCCCAAAGCATTGAAATATTTCCGTCTGGCAGTGGAGAAGGAACCGGACAACCCCATCAATCACTGCAATTTGGCGGGGATTTTATCCGAGATGGGGCGGTTTGATGAATCCAATGAAGTGTTGGAAACCGTGTTGAACGAAATCGATCCGGAATTGCACGAGTGTTATTTCTACATGGCGAATAATGCGGCCAACATGGACGATTTCGAGTTGGCCGAAGAATATTTGGTCACCTATTTGGAGAAAGACCCGGACGGCGAGTTTGCCGAAGAAGCGGAAGAAATGCTCCAGATGCTGGCCTACGAACTGGGGCGGCCTCCGCGGCGTCCGGAGCGCGTGGATCGTCCGGAATGGTTTGTCAAGCACGATACAGCCCGCAAACATTTGGAAGAAGGGCGCTTCGTTCTGGCCACACAACTGCTGGAGGAACTGGTGGAAGCGTATCCCGACTTTTTGGCCGCACGTAACAATCTGGCATTGGCGTATTATTACACGGGCCAGTTTCAGCGGGCGGTGGACACGATCCATCAGGTGCTGGAGACAGACCGGGGAAATTTGCATGCGTTGTGCAACTTGGCCGTGCTGTATCAGCACCTGGGACGTGAATCAGAGCGGGACCGGTTGGTTGGCATGTTGAAAAAGCTCGTTCCCACTCATGTGGAGCATCTGTACAAACTGGCCACCACATTGGGCATTCTGGGGGAACACGAAGCTGCTTACAAAGCATTTCACCGTCTGCTTCTGATGGAGAGTCAGCCGGAACCCAGCTTGTATCATTATCTTGCAGCCGCATCGATGAATACAGGTCGCTGGCGCAAGGCACAAAAGTACTGGAGCATCGCAGCCGAGATGGATCCTGATTCTCCCGTACCCCGGTACTATCTGGGCTTGCTAAAGAAATGGCGTCTGGATCAGCGGGAGCTTCCGCTGATCAGCTACCATTATCAGTTGCCGTTTCATGAACAGGCGAAGTCGTCGAAGGATCAGACGAACCCCGTGCCCGAGCAATTTCGGGTCAACCCCTTGGTCCGTTCGTCGTTTTACTGGGCCCTCCAACACGGGGATGAGGAGACGAAACAGCAAATCCTGCATTTGTTGAGCTGGATGGCGGATGAGGAAGTGGAGCAAATCCTGCGCCAGTTCCTGTTGAGTCCGGATCACGATGATGAACTGAAGAAAACGGCCCTGATGATCTTGTATCAGATTGGGGCCAAAGGTCCTTACCGTGTCCGGATGGGTGGTGCTGAGCACGTCATTTCGGCAGAACAATTGGCCAAGCAAGCCAGTGAGATCCAAGTCTGGCGCCAAGTGCTGGAATGCTGCTTCGGCCACATGAAAGGTCGTTATCCAGAGGCGTTGCTCCAAGACGCACAGATCTTGTGGACCGCCTTTTTGACGCAAAAACAAAAGGAGTTGCCCACCGTCAGAAAAGTGGAAGGCTGGGCGGCTGCCTTGGAATATGTGATCGCCAAGCTGCACGGACAAGGGCGGACACAAACAGAAGTGGCGGAAAAATACGGCGTATCCCCGTCCACAGTCGGCAGACACGCCCGCCAGATGGAACAAACATGTGCACTGAGCCGCCATTTCAAGGAGATTTCCACCCGTTCAACCGAGTAA
- a CDS encoding ribose-phosphate diphosphokinase — protein MQSKGYMLFSGTSNPKLAEKIASHLKKQLGSVRISRFKSGEIYVHYEESVRNADLYIVQTFSHPINDHLMELLIMADAARRASACSVNAVIPYFGYARQEKKDAPREPITAKVVVDLLTVVGIDRVITIDLHAPAIQGFFHTPVDHLTALDHMTEYLKSKNIMNPVVVSPDAGRAKMAEKLATYLDAPFAIMMKKRPAHHKADITHIIGEVEGRTPIVIEDMIDTGGTIVSVVEGLLAKGAEPAYVCATHPVFSDRAWERLVHPGIREVVVTDTLPLPEVVSSPKLKVLSMAPLLAKAIDLIERGGSISTLFRGGM, from the coding sequence ATGCAATCCAAGGGATACATGTTGTTTTCCGGTACGTCCAACCCGAAACTGGCCGAGAAAATCGCATCCCATTTAAAGAAGCAATTGGGCAGTGTGCGGATCAGCCGCTTCAAAAGCGGAGAAATCTACGTTCACTATGAAGAAAGCGTGCGCAATGCCGATTTATATATCGTGCAAACCTTTTCCCATCCGATCAACGACCATCTGATGGAACTCCTGATCATGGCAGATGCCGCCAGACGGGCTTCCGCCTGCAGCGTCAATGCAGTGATTCCCTATTTCGGTTATGCCCGCCAGGAGAAGAAAGATGCACCGCGGGAGCCGATCACGGCCAAAGTGGTGGTTGATTTGCTGACGGTGGTCGGTATTGATCGCGTCATCACCATCGATTTGCACGCACCCGCCATCCAGGGATTTTTTCACACACCCGTCGATCATCTAACCGCACTAGACCATATGACGGAATATCTCAAATCAAAGAACATCATGAACCCGGTGGTAGTCTCTCCTGACGCAGGAAGAGCCAAAATGGCAGAAAAACTGGCCACGTATCTGGATGCCCCGTTCGCGATCATGATGAAAAAGCGGCCGGCCCATCATAAGGCGGACATTACGCATATCATCGGCGAAGTGGAGGGGAGAACCCCCATAGTCATCGAGGATATGATCGATACCGGCGGCACGATTGTGAGTGTTGTGGAGGGATTGCTGGCCAAAGGTGCCGAACCGGCGTACGTGTGTGCCACCCATCCCGTGTTTTCCGATCGTGCGTGGGAACGATTGGTTCATCCCGGCATCCGTGAAGTGGTCGTCACGGACACCCTGCCATTGCCGGAAGTGGTGTCCTCGCCCAAACTGAAAGTGTTGTCGATGGCGCCCTTGTTGGCGAAAGCAATCGATCTGATCGAACGGGGAGGGTCGATCAGCACATTGTTCCGCGGGGGAATGTAA
- a CDS encoding TrmH family RNA methyltransferase translates to MLLEAGLFQEKERWILEMIRPERLMRLYQVLNQRTRYISVLLEAVDDGHNQAAVLRTADAFGIQDISVVTGNQPFEPSKKITQGAHKWLTIKKKPDLQTAVKDLKSEGYQIYATYLGDGAVPVEEIDLSKPTVLIFGNEHKGISEEAANLADGKFYIPMYGFVQSFNISVAAALALQEVTKRARETAKERYYLTDKEKRELYLEWILKTLRPQTRKKVQKRLEMSGQSLANHESSIHRLTG, encoded by the coding sequence ATGCTGCTGGAAGCAGGTTTATTCCAGGAAAAAGAGCGCTGGATATTGGAGATGATTCGGCCTGAGCGATTGATGCGGTTGTATCAGGTGCTGAATCAACGTACCAGATATATCTCCGTGTTGCTTGAAGCTGTTGATGACGGACACAACCAGGCAGCGGTTCTTAGAACGGCGGATGCCTTTGGTATCCAGGATATTTCCGTTGTCACCGGGAATCAACCGTTTGAACCAAGCAAGAAGATTACCCAAGGTGCCCATAAATGGCTGACGATCAAGAAGAAACCAGACCTGCAAACGGCGGTGAAAGATCTGAAGTCGGAGGGTTATCAAATCTACGCCACATATCTTGGGGATGGTGCGGTACCGGTCGAAGAAATCGACCTTTCCAAACCCACCGTGCTCATTTTCGGCAATGAGCACAAGGGAATCTCGGAAGAAGCGGCCAATCTGGCAGATGGGAAATTCTACATTCCCATGTATGGCTTTGTGCAAAGTTTCAATATCTCCGTAGCAGCGGCGCTTGCCCTGCAGGAAGTAACGAAACGGGCCCGTGAAACGGCCAAAGAGCGCTATTATCTGACTGACAAGGAGAAGCGGGAGTTATACCTGGAATGGATCTTAAAAACGCTTCGACCACAAACCCGGAAAAAGGTGCAAAAGAGATTGGAGATGTCAGGGCAATCGCTTGCCAACCATGAAAGCAGCATCCACAGGCTAACTGGCTAG
- the hisIE gene encoding bifunctional phosphoribosyl-AMP cyclohydrolase/phosphoribosyl-ATP diphosphatase HisIE, whose amino-acid sequence MDGQIDISAIRWDERGLVPVIVQDAVSKEVLTLAYMNETALKKTIETGETWFWSRSRQSLWHKGETSGHTQRVVSLQWDCDRDALLVKVIPNGPACHTGAVSCFRPVDPSGDQPTTDRFDILNRLESLITRREAERPEGSYTTYLFEKGLDKILKKVGEEAAEVIIAAKNESHEELRYETADLLFHLLVLLRHAKLPLDDVLAELRGRYADQKE is encoded by the coding sequence GTGGACGGTCAAATCGACATAAGCGCGATCCGGTGGGACGAACGCGGCCTTGTTCCCGTCATCGTTCAGGATGCGGTGAGCAAGGAAGTGTTGACGCTGGCCTATATGAATGAAACCGCGTTGAAAAAAACGATCGAGACGGGGGAAACCTGGTTTTGGAGCCGTTCGCGCCAATCTCTCTGGCACAAAGGGGAAACGTCGGGTCATACGCAGCGCGTCGTTTCCCTTCAGTGGGATTGTGACCGGGATGCCCTGTTGGTCAAGGTGATCCCCAACGGACCGGCCTGCCACACCGGTGCCGTCAGTTGTTTTCGTCCCGTCGATCCATCCGGGGATCAACCGACAACCGACAGATTTGACATCCTCAACCGGTTGGAATCCCTCATCACCCGGCGTGAGGCGGAACGCCCGGAAGGCTCCTACACCACCTATCTGTTTGAAAAAGGACTGGACAAAATCCTGAAAAAAGTGGGCGAAGAGGCAGCCGAAGTGATCATCGCTGCCAAAAACGAATCGCATGAGGAATTGCGGTATGAGACGGCCGATCTGCTGTTCCATCTGTTGGTGTTGCTCAGGCACGCCAAACTGCCGTTGGACGACGTATTGGCCGAATTGCGCGGACGTTATGCCGATCAGAAGGAATAA
- the hisF gene encoding imidazole glycerol phosphate synthase subunit HisF produces MITKRIIPCLDVKDGRVVKGVSFQQLRDAGDPVELARLYDREGADELVFLDISASHEGRKTMIDVVQNAAAQLTIPFTVGGGIGSVEDMFRLLRAGADKVSINTSAILNPQLIEDGARRFGSQCIVVAIDAKYDSEQDDWFVYTHGGRRETGKRAVEWAKEAVDRGAGEILLTSMDQDGQKDGYDLALTRAVADAVRVPVIASGGAGEARHFYEAFEEAGADAALAASIFHYQELSIEEVKRYLADKGVNVRWTVKST; encoded by the coding sequence TCCAACAGCTGCGAGATGCCGGCGATCCCGTGGAGCTGGCCCGTCTGTATGACCGGGAAGGCGCGGATGAACTGGTCTTTCTGGACATTTCCGCTTCCCACGAAGGGCGCAAAACGATGATCGATGTGGTGCAAAATGCCGCGGCGCAACTGACGATCCCCTTTACGGTCGGAGGCGGCATCGGTTCGGTGGAGGATATGTTCCGGCTCCTTCGTGCCGGTGCGGACAAGGTGTCGATCAACACTTCCGCCATTTTGAATCCCCAGCTGATCGAAGATGGCGCTCGCCGGTTCGGCAGCCAGTGCATCGTCGTTGCGATCGACGCCAAATACGATTCCGAACAGGACGATTGGTTCGTCTACACGCACGGCGGCAGGCGGGAAACAGGTAAACGTGCTGTCGAATGGGCCAAGGAAGCCGTTGATCGTGGGGCTGGAGAGATTCTGCTCACCAGCATGGACCAGGACGGACAAAAGGACGGCTACGATTTGGCACTCACCCGCGCAGTGGCGGATGCGGTACGCGTGCCGGTCATTGCTTCCGGAGGGGCCGGGGAGGCACGTCACTTTTATGAGGCTTTTGAAGAAGCGGGAGCGGATGCGGCACTGGCGGCGTCCATTTTCCACTATCAGGAGCTTTCCATCGAAGAAGTGAAACGGTATTTGGCGGACAAAGGAGTGAACGTGCGGTGGACGGTCAAATCGACATAA